A single window of Rubripirellula lacrimiformis DNA harbors:
- a CDS encoding M56 family metallopeptidase, producing MSPWVAWIEPIAIWDWLVSGSMTQWLVSNTVVAILIACVAIIADRFVRRPALTHLLWVMVLVKLLTPPIASLPITIDSGAIESMVRTTGAKLTIVDSVDAAHLNDMAAGMGAAADAPTLLTTPALLTAAWIVGSLMMLVWILRASWRVHQLIERRGRFDITATRQLASLVPANGFHSPRRKSPPPVWLVDAVVSPMLVSPMFRRFGGEVRIVFPKALWARLDEPARGSLLLHELEHWRRQDWIVRFIEVTTMTALWWHPLVWIAKLQIEYCEECCCDLAASGGKQGSPRIYAEAILQTLDFLCEPVERHHCEVEPRPIASGVGHLPKLQYRLRQIIKPTIHRNVGRSGFAMITAVLILLPIYPVIVLNRTSKASEETRVAKPNQPEVLTAGSEVDPDWSRRRIEIPAASNN from the coding sequence ATGTCCCCTTGGGTCGCATGGATTGAACCGATTGCCATCTGGGACTGGCTCGTATCCGGGTCGATGACGCAGTGGTTGGTCAGCAATACGGTGGTCGCCATTCTGATCGCCTGTGTGGCCATCATCGCAGATCGCTTTGTCCGCCGCCCCGCGTTGACGCATCTGTTGTGGGTGATGGTGTTGGTCAAACTGTTGACGCCGCCAATCGCCAGCTTGCCGATCACCATTGATTCGGGAGCCATCGAATCGATGGTTCGGACGACGGGGGCCAAGTTGACGATCGTCGATTCCGTCGACGCTGCTCATCTGAACGACATGGCGGCCGGGATGGGTGCGGCGGCCGATGCCCCGACCCTGCTGACGACGCCCGCCCTGTTGACCGCCGCGTGGATCGTCGGCAGTTTGATGATGTTGGTCTGGATCCTGCGAGCCTCATGGCGAGTTCATCAATTGATCGAACGACGCGGTCGTTTCGACATCACCGCGACCCGACAACTCGCATCGCTGGTGCCCGCCAACGGATTCCATTCTCCTCGCCGAAAGAGCCCTCCGCCGGTTTGGTTGGTCGATGCCGTGGTGTCACCAATGTTGGTGTCCCCCATGTTCCGACGATTCGGTGGCGAGGTTCGGATCGTATTCCCGAAAGCCTTGTGGGCTCGTTTGGACGAACCCGCTCGCGGATCCCTGCTGCTGCACGAATTGGAACATTGGCGTCGCCAAGACTGGATCGTGCGTTTTATCGAAGTCACGACGATGACCGCTCTGTGGTGGCACCCGCTAGTATGGATTGCCAAACTGCAGATCGAATACTGCGAGGAATGCTGCTGTGACCTTGCCGCATCCGGTGGCAAACAAGGGTCACCGCGAATCTATGCCGAAGCCATCCTGCAGACGCTGGACTTCTTGTGTGAACCAGTTGAACGACATCACTGCGAAGTCGAACCGAGGCCGATCGCCAGCGGGGTCGGGCATCTTCCCAAACTTCAGTATCGGCTGCGACAGATCATCAAACCCACCATCCACCGCAACGTCGGGCGTTCCGGTTTCGCCATGATCACTGCCGTGTTGATCCTGTTGCCGATCTATCCCGTGATCGTCCTGAACCGGACCAGCAAGGCTTCGGAGGAAACGCGAGTTGCCAAGCCGAACCAGCCAGAGGTGCTGACGGCCGGATCCGAAGTCGATCCCGATTGGTCCAGGCGACGCATCGAAATCCCCGCAGCA
- a CDS encoding sensor histidine kinase — MSKQPNAAPNINEQQLHIQQLKGELRRLQSMAALGELTGTATHEFNNVLMTIINYARLGIRNKDEPSRDKALSKILEASERAAKITNTILAQAKNRSESFEPTQLGEIIDSSMMLLEREMRNYRIAVETEIDPATPAVQASGNQIGRVLLNLLINARQAIVEGGTILVRLAPSSEAGWVELTVRDSGSGIPQESLPRIFDSFYSTKSGPDESGKGGTGLGLAACKEIIDAHDGRIRVESSVGVGTAFIIRLPVAVSAQAAA; from the coding sequence ATGTCGAAGCAACCCAACGCCGCCCCCAACATCAACGAACAACAATTGCACATTCAGCAGCTGAAAGGCGAATTGCGTCGACTGCAATCGATGGCGGCTTTGGGCGAATTGACCGGCACGGCGACCCACGAATTCAACAATGTGTTGATGACAATCATCAACTACGCTCGTTTGGGCATCCGCAACAAAGACGAACCTAGCCGCGACAAAGCGCTCAGCAAAATCTTGGAAGCATCCGAACGAGCGGCTAAGATCACCAACACGATTCTTGCTCAAGCCAAGAACCGCAGCGAGTCTTTCGAACCGACTCAACTGGGCGAAATCATCGACAGTTCGATGATGCTGCTAGAACGCGAAATGCGAAATTATCGCATCGCCGTCGAAACCGAAATCGATCCGGCGACCCCCGCGGTTCAGGCCAGCGGCAATCAGATCGGACGCGTGCTGCTAAACCTGTTGATCAACGCCCGCCAAGCGATCGTCGAAGGCGGCACCATCCTGGTCCGATTGGCACCCAGCAGCGAAGCCGGTTGGGTAGAGCTGACGGTCCGCGATTCCGGAAGTGGGATCCCTCAGGAATCACTGCCCAGGATTTTCGATTCGTTCTACAGCACCAAGAGCGGACCAGATGAATCGGGCAAAGGCGGCACCGGCTTGGGCTTGGCGGCCTGCAAAGAAATCATTGACGCCCACGACGGACGCATCCGAGTCGAAAGCAGCGTCGGTGTTGGCACGGCTTTCATCATCCGATTGCCCGTCGCCGTCAGTGCTCAAGCAGCCGCATGA
- a CDS encoding site-2 protease family protein — MPESLLARRLKLGTYLGIGLYVHWSFSLAVVFVALRSLSLGLTGVAFAIAQLFSVFFCVTLHEYGHAMAARCFGIGTADITLLPIGGVARLQRMPRIPWQELVVAVAGPAVNVVIVGVLMVTLAVLADPADIRAMGSFVVAMFTGDLISAESNDTAMQIFTEPSWLGFGILMMLVNTMLVLFNMIPAFPMDGGRVFRSILAMVMDYSRATSIASKVGLVCAGLMAVAALSSEPPNPIPVLIAAFIGYAGIAEARQVNLMEKVRGLRVSDVMIESDRALSMDTPLDEIARQWRKTSQPTLPIVSIVGTVVGTLRLEDVAAAIAAGQPPETTAGQLVDHRHGIEVLGVDELLSSALSRPSKTHRQIPVVDSQHHLVGILDLETMLSRRGLPSPTAVPATEPSIDGAVPRFDATN; from the coding sequence TTGCCCGAAAGCCTGTTAGCACGCCGCTTGAAACTGGGCACGTACCTTGGGATTGGACTGTATGTGCACTGGTCCTTTTCGTTGGCAGTGGTGTTTGTCGCATTGCGATCACTATCGCTTGGCCTGACAGGCGTGGCATTCGCGATCGCCCAACTTTTTAGCGTGTTCTTTTGCGTCACCCTGCACGAGTACGGGCACGCGATGGCGGCTCGCTGCTTTGGGATCGGCACGGCTGATATCACGCTGCTGCCGATCGGTGGCGTGGCCCGACTGCAACGCATGCCACGCATTCCTTGGCAGGAACTGGTCGTGGCGGTGGCGGGCCCCGCGGTCAACGTCGTCATTGTCGGCGTGTTGATGGTGACCTTGGCTGTGTTGGCAGACCCCGCGGACATCCGGGCAATGGGATCATTTGTGGTCGCAATGTTCACCGGCGACCTGATCAGCGCCGAATCCAACGACACCGCGATGCAAATTTTCACCGAACCGTCTTGGTTGGGCTTCGGCATTCTGATGATGCTGGTCAACACGATGTTGGTCCTGTTCAACATGATTCCGGCCTTTCCCATGGACGGTGGTCGTGTGTTCCGCAGCATCCTGGCGATGGTGATGGACTATTCCCGTGCCACGTCCATCGCATCGAAGGTCGGGTTGGTATGTGCCGGCTTGATGGCGGTGGCGGCGCTTAGCTCGGAACCGCCCAACCCGATTCCGGTGCTGATCGCGGCATTCATCGGGTACGCGGGGATCGCCGAAGCACGCCAAGTCAATCTGATGGAAAAAGTGCGTGGGCTGCGGGTCAGCGACGTGATGATCGAAAGCGACCGCGCGTTGTCGATGGACACTCCCTTGGACGAAATCGCCAGGCAATGGCGAAAGACGTCGCAGCCAACCCTGCCCATCGTTTCGATTGTCGGAACGGTCGTGGGTACATTGCGACTGGAAGACGTGGCGGCCGCGATCGCTGCGGGACAACCACCCGAGACAACCGCCGGCCAACTTGTCGACCACCGTCATGGAATCGAAGTCTTGGGCGTCGACGAACTGCTGTCATCCGCCTTGTCGCGGCCGAGCAAAACGCATCGGCAAATCCCAGTGGTCGATTCCCAACATCACTTGGTGGGCATCCTGGACTTGGAAACGATGCTAAGCCGGCGTGGTCTGCCTAGCCCGACCGCAGTCCCTGCGACCGAGCCGTCCATCGACGGTGCGGTGCCGCGATTCGACGCCACCAACTGA
- a CDS encoding BlaI/MecI/CopY family transcriptional regulator produces the protein MARKAQDVTEAELAILEQLWADGPLSVKSLSSTLYGEATTSTTATVQKLLGRLESKNCVSRDPTVWPRLFQASIQRSELISRRLQNTADELCEGSLGPLLTHLVRSSLLSRSDRSQLQTMLNELREDPKQGPQ, from the coding sequence ATGGCACGCAAGGCTCAAGACGTCACCGAAGCCGAACTGGCAATTCTAGAACAACTGTGGGCCGATGGTCCGCTGAGCGTCAAATCGCTGTCGTCGACGCTCTACGGCGAGGCTACCACATCGACCACGGCCACGGTCCAGAAGCTGCTGGGCCGATTGGAAAGTAAAAACTGTGTTAGCCGTGATCCGACCGTCTGGCCACGCTTGTTTCAGGCGTCGATCCAGCGTTCGGAACTGATCAGCCGTCGACTGCAAAACACAGCGGATGAGTTGTGCGAAGGCTCGCTCGGCCCGCTGCTGACCCATCTGGTCCGCAGTTCGCTGCTATCGCGATCGGATCGTTCCCAACTGCAGACGATGCTGAACGAACTCCGCGAAGACCCTAAACAGGGACCTCAATAG
- a CDS encoding cation transporter has protein sequence MHQCAHHHHPAGADYGWAFAVGVTLNVVFVAIEGAFGWWTGSLALLADAGHNLSDVLGLLMAWGGYALAW, from the coding sequence ATGCATCAGTGCGCCCACCATCATCATCCAGCGGGCGCCGATTACGGTTGGGCGTTCGCCGTTGGCGTGACGTTGAATGTCGTCTTCGTCGCGATCGAAGGTGCATTTGGATGGTGGACCGGTTCACTGGCCCTGTTGGCCGACGCCGGTCACAACCTCAGCGACGTGTTGGGATTGTTGATGGCGTGGGGTGGCTACGCGTTGGCGTGGTGA
- a CDS encoding cation diffusion facilitator family transporter — MLFIRGRDHDLNLRGAYLHMAADALLSLGVAIAGAVILWTDWAWVDPLTSLIIAVVILLATWSLLGESIQMAMQAVPANIQPQEVESYLAGLPGVTQVHDLHIWAMSTTEVALTAHLVRPQHTNDDELLRSIGECLHERFHIDHTTLQIERNLMDADCGQWEEGTL; from the coding sequence ATGCTGTTCATACGTGGCCGCGATCATGATCTGAATCTTCGCGGGGCTTACCTGCACATGGCCGCCGATGCATTGTTGTCGCTGGGCGTTGCGATCGCTGGAGCCGTGATCCTGTGGACCGATTGGGCGTGGGTCGATCCGTTGACCAGTCTGATCATCGCCGTCGTGATCCTGTTGGCAACCTGGAGCCTACTGGGGGAATCCATCCAGATGGCGATGCAGGCAGTGCCGGCAAACATCCAGCCCCAGGAGGTCGAATCGTATCTAGCGGGACTTCCCGGTGTGACGCAGGTCCACGATCTTCACATCTGGGCAATGAGCACGACCGAAGTGGCGTTGACCGCACACTTGGTCCGGCCCCAGCACACCAACGATGACGAACTGCTTCGCAGCATTGGCGAATGTCTGCATGAAAGATTCCACATCGATCACACGACGCTGCAGATCGAACGCAATCTGATGGATGCTGATTGTGGGCAGTGGGAAGAGGGAACGCTTTAA
- a CDS encoding type II secretion system F family protein yields the protein MFSKRLKLTTASKFCHRFGTGLKAGADMIRLLESEASHGAPNERQAMRLLAEGARRGDHLSSVMDQNSAYFPRLMAAMTRVGEATGRLERTLLALSEHFQRQISTRRMFISSITLPGLQLVGGIVVLSLLIYLMGILTPAGGGQMTDILGFGLRGGSGVLWFWLYVSIFFGTVGGFTWAFFNNVGGIQNLAPLIYLIPKIGPSIQTITISRFCWTMALSLDAGLDPLRAIPLALDSTDSDYYRSAADDAETAIRGGSTLAGALAATDLFPEDFIARVDIAEHSGTDAESMDYLAKEYDERARSAVKFLAGTATVIIRVAIILFFVFLIFRIAQTYLGALSGAMEPI from the coding sequence GTGTTTTCCAAGCGATTGAAACTTACGACGGCATCGAAGTTCTGTCACCGTTTTGGAACGGGGCTGAAGGCAGGTGCCGATATGATTCGGTTGCTGGAAAGTGAAGCCAGTCACGGCGCCCCGAACGAACGCCAAGCGATGCGATTGTTGGCCGAAGGAGCCCGGCGGGGTGACCATCTGAGTTCGGTGATGGACCAGAATTCCGCCTATTTCCCACGATTGATGGCGGCGATGACGCGAGTCGGTGAAGCGACCGGGCGTCTGGAACGGACTCTGCTAGCGCTAAGCGAGCACTTCCAACGCCAGATCAGCACACGGCGGATGTTCATCAGCTCGATCACCCTTCCCGGTCTGCAACTTGTCGGCGGGATCGTGGTGCTTTCGCTGTTGATCTATCTGATGGGGATCCTGACGCCGGCCGGCGGCGGCCAGATGACGGATATTTTGGGATTCGGGCTCCGCGGGGGCAGCGGCGTGCTGTGGTTTTGGTTGTACGTGTCGATCTTTTTTGGCACCGTCGGTGGCTTCACCTGGGCGTTCTTTAATAATGTCGGCGGAATCCAGAATCTGGCACCGCTGATCTATTTGATCCCCAAAATTGGTCCCTCGATCCAAACCATCACGATCTCGCGGTTCTGTTGGACCATGGCGCTGTCGTTGGATGCGGGCTTGGATCCGTTGCGAGCGATCCCGCTGGCGTTGGACAGTACCGACAGCGACTACTACCGCAGCGCCGCCGACGACGCCGAAACAGCGATCCGCGGTGGATCGACTCTGGCCGGTGCCCTGGCCGCGACCGATCTGTTCCCCGAGGACTTCATCGCGCGAGTGGACATTGCCGAGCACTCTGGCACCGATGCGGAATCGATGGATTACCTGGCCAAAGAGTACGACGAACGGGCCAGGTCGGCGGTCAAATTCCTGGCTGGCACCGCAACGGTGATCATTCGCGTGGCGATCATCCTGTTCTTTGTGTTCCTGATCTTCCGTATCGCCCAAACCTATCTAGGTGCCCTCAGCGGCGCGATGGAACCGATCTAG